Below is a genomic region from Myxococcus fulvus.
GAGCGGCTCCACCGCCTCCTTCGCCTTCATGCTCCCCAGGACTTGAATGGCCTCGATGCGCGCGTACGTGTCCTTGGCCCTCAACAGCGGCACCAGCGCGGGCACGGCGCGCACGTCGCCGATGGCGCCCAGCGCCGTCACCATCGCCTTGTTCGCCAGCTGCGAGGACATGTCACCCGCGGCCGGGTCGATGGCCGCCGACAGCGCCTCCACCGACGAGGCGTGGTGCACGTCCCCAATCGCGCGGGCCAGCGCCGCCTTCACCTCGGGCTTGCGCTCTTGCGAGAGCGCCTCGTGCAGCATGGGCAGGAAGCTCTCGTTGACCTTGGTCTTCGTCCGCATCGCCTCGATGAGGCGCACCCGGTCCTCCGCTCGCCGCGTCTGCTGGAGCGTCCCGGCCCAGTAGTCGGGCGTGTTCGGGTCCGACTTACAGGCGACAAAACAGAGAACAGCGGCAACACACCACGCTGCGAGGGGGCGGCTCATCGAGGCTCCTGGGCGTCGTCTGCGGGGTTGTCCTGTCGGGAGTCGTAAACCTCCTGTCACGAAGGAAGCAAACCACCCAGGTCACCTGGGGTACGCTGGTCAACGACATGTCCGACGACACTCACAAGGCGCCGCGCCCGGGCTACACCCGACGGACCTACCTGCTCGACCGGGAATTCCAGCTCAAGTACATCCTTCTGCTGGCTGGCATCGGTGCGGGCAGCGTGGCGGTGTTCGGAGCCCTGGCGTACCGGCTCCACGCCTCCTCGGTGGACTCAGGCGTGGGGGCGGGTGACTCCATCATGTGGCTCACCGTGCTGGGCTCGGTGGGACTGGGGGCGCTCCTGGGCCTGTTCGGCCTGCTCTTCACCCACCGGGTGGCGGGCCCCGTCCACGTGATGAGCCTGTATGTCGCCGCGCTGGCCGCCGGGCGCTATCCCCGGCTGCGGCCCCTGCGCAAGAAGGACGAATTGAAGCGCTTCTTCGACCGCTTCAGCGAGGCGGTGGACCGCATCCGCCAGCGCGAGGCGGACGAGGCACACGCCCTGGAGGGGGCCCTGGCCGCGTTGAAGCCCGTGGCCACCACCCCCGAGGCGCGCGAGGCGCTGGAAACCCTGTCCGCGCTGTGCACGCGCAAGCGTCAAGCAGTGGACAATCCCACCGCGAGCACCTTCAAGTCCGTGGCTTGAAGCCTGCCCCGAAAAGAGCCCGAACAACATGAGCAGACCCCGCATCGTCTTCATGGGCACGCCGGATTTCGCCGTGTCATCGCTCGAAGCCTGTTTCGATTTGGGCGACGTGGTCGCCGTCGTCACCCAGCCGGACAAGCCCAAGGGGCGCGGCAACACCGTGACGGCGCCGCCGGTGAAGGAGCTGGCCGTCGCGCGCGGCGTGCCTGTGTTCCAGCCCGCCAAGCTGCGCACGCCCCCGTTCGTCGAGGAGCTGCGCCGCTTCTCGCCGGATGTCTGCGTGGTGACGGCCTACGGCCGCATCCTCCCCAAGGACATCCTGGAGCTGCCGCCCAAGGGCTGCGTCAACGTGCACGGCTCGCTGCTCCCGCGCTTCCGGGGCGCCGCGCCCATCCAGTGGTCCATCGCGCACGGGGACACGGAGACGGGCGTGTCGCTGATGGTGATGGACGAGGGCCTGGACACCGGCCCCGTGCTCGCGATGAAGCGCCTGCCCATCGGCCCCGAGGACACGAGCGCGACCATGTACCCGAAGCTGGCCGCGCTGGGCGGCGAGGTGCTGCGCGAGTTCCTGCCGGCGTACCTGAGCGGGGCGCTGAAGCCGGTGCCCCAGCCCTCGGAGGGCGTGGTGCTGGCGCCCATCATCGAGAAGGAGGAGGGGAAGCTGGACTTCACCCGTCCCGCCATCGCGCTGGAGCGCAGGCTGCGTGCCTTCACGCCGTGGCCCGGGGCGTTCACGTCGATGGGCGGCAAGCTGGTGAAGGTGCACCGCGTGAAGGTGGCGCAAGGGAAGGGTGCGCCGGGAACGGTGTTGTCCGCGGGCGCGGAGGGCATCGAGGTGGCGTGCGGCGAGGGCTCGCTCGTGCTGCTGGACATCCAGTTGGAAGGCAAGCGGGTGATGAAGGCGGCGGAGTTCCTCACGGGCCACAAGCTGGCCGTGGGCAGCCAGCCGTTCGGCACCTAGTCGATGGCCACGACGAGACGGACTCTTTCGAGTACAGGCGCATGGGTATGAGACTGCTGGTGTTGCACGGGCCGAACTTGAACCTGCTCGGTGTCCGCGAGGGCGGGCGCGGGCTGTCGGACCTGGATGCCGCGCTGAAGGCGCGCGCGAAGTCGCTGGGGATGGAGCTGACCGTCCTCCAGTCCAACCACGAGGGCGTGCTGCTGGACGCGCTCGCCGCCCATCGCGAGAAGGTGGACGGCGTCCTCGTCAATCCGGCGGGCCTGTTCGGCTCGTACGCGCTCAAGGAGGGGTTGGAGTTGGTCGGACTGCCCGCCATCGAGGTCATGCTGCGGCCGCCCGCGCGCGAGTCCGTGGTGGCCGAGGCGTGTGTCCTCCAGGTGCACGGGGCCGGCGGCTTCGAGCCGTACCTGGAGGCGCTGGAGACCTTCGCCAGTGGCGTCTTCACGCCCGGGAGCGCGAGCAAGACGCTCGACGGTGACGACGACGATGACATCGTCCAGTCCCCGAGGAAGTCGAAATCGAAGAGCACGCCCGAGCCCAAGGGCGGCAAGACGCTGGGCCGCAAGCCGTCCCCCGCGAAGGAGGCCGCGCCCGAGTCGAAGGGCGGCAAGACGCTGGGGCGGGGGACGAAGTCCGCCTCGGTGACGACGGACCTGCTCACGCGGGCGCTCGTGCACCAGAAGATCTCCGACCGGCTCGCGGGCCGGCTCACCGCCGCGGAGCTGGCCTCCTGGGCGCGCTCCCGCTATGAGGCCCTCCAGCGCGGACTGCCCGCGGAGCAGGGCCAGCGGGCCGTGCTCGAGGAGCAGCTCCAGCGCCTCACGCTGTCCCACCTTCCCTCGACGCGGCTCTCCGATGAGCAGCTCGTGGACCTGATGACCCGGCTCGACGAAGGATGAATCCCCGCGCACTCGCCATCCTCGTGCTGGCGCGCGTCCGCGCAACGGACGCCTACCTCAACGTGGTGCTGGACACGATGCTGTCCGAGTCACCCCCCAAGGACCCGCGCGACGCGGGCCTCGCCACGGAGCTGACCTACGGCGCCACCCGCCGGCAGCTCGCGCTCGACTACGCCATCACCCGCTTCGCCGACCGCAAGCTGGACGCCATGGAGGACCGCGTGCTCGCGGCCCTGCGCATCGGCGCGTACCAAATCTTCCACACCCGCGTGCCCGCGCGCGCCGCGGTGGCGGAGACGGTGCAGGCGCTCAAGGAGGTCGGCCTCACCCGCGCGGCGGGCTTCACCAACGCCATCCTGCGCAAGCTCGCGGAGCTGCCCTCGCCGCCCCTGCCGTCGGCGTCCGACGTGGCCCACCACCTGTCCGTGCGCGAGAGTCATCCGCAGTGGCTGGTGGAGCGCTGGCTGCGCCAGTTCGGCCGCGAGCGCGCCGAGGC
It encodes:
- a CDS encoding type II 3-dehydroquinate dehydratase, producing MGMRLLVLHGPNLNLLGVREGGRGLSDLDAALKARAKSLGMELTVLQSNHEGVLLDALAAHREKVDGVLVNPAGLFGSYALKEGLELVGLPAIEVMLRPPARESVVAEACVLQVHGAGGFEPYLEALETFASGVFTPGSASKTLDGDDDDDIVQSPRKSKSKSTPEPKGGKTLGRKPSPAKEAAPESKGGKTLGRGTKSASVTTDLLTRALVHQKISDRLAGRLTAAELASWARSRYEALQRGLPAEQGQRAVLEEQLQRLTLSHLPSTRLSDEQLVDLMTRLDEG
- the fmt gene encoding methionyl-tRNA formyltransferase; the protein is MSRPRIVFMGTPDFAVSSLEACFDLGDVVAVVTQPDKPKGRGNTVTAPPVKELAVARGVPVFQPAKLRTPPFVEELRRFSPDVCVVTAYGRILPKDILELPPKGCVNVHGSLLPRFRGAAPIQWSIAHGDTETGVSLMVMDEGLDTGPVLAMKRLPIGPEDTSATMYPKLAALGGEVLREFLPAYLSGALKPVPQPSEGVVLAPIIEKEEGKLDFTRPAIALERRLRAFTPWPGAFTSMGGKLVKVHRVKVAQGKGAPGTVLSAGAEGIEVACGEGSLVLLDIQLEGKRVMKAAEFLTGHKLAVGSQPFGT
- a CDS encoding signal protein, with product MSDDTHKAPRPGYTRRTYLLDREFQLKYILLLAGIGAGSVAVFGALAYRLHASSVDSGVGAGDSIMWLTVLGSVGLGALLGLFGLLFTHRVAGPVHVMSLYVAALAAGRYPRLRPLRKKDELKRFFDRFSEAVDRIRQREADEAHALEGALAALKPVATTPEAREALETLSALCTRKRQAVDNPTASTFKSVA